One Panicum virgatum strain AP13 chromosome 9K, P.virgatum_v5, whole genome shotgun sequence genomic region harbors:
- the LOC120651786 gene encoding uncharacterized protein LOC120651786 gives MLMHPLPHPFNNAFLASLTTSKACHLRAQKYVATGSIFLFLLHAKKKKHLQRHALVAHQHSYSAPNKHATHEPGRTELSLSPDTCPAHEPTTQSSRRGRGMATPRASRRLAAGDGPQATPAVGPASGGRAPFNLSSGAATAVVFVSIVLCFILLCTYCRCARQRAIAGARRRVMRELVPGAALFLRPAAAALPPVVPYAGAARKGLPEDCPICLEPFGGDDGVRVVPACGHLYHAPCIDRWLDMRNSCPVCRCAVASLYDADRARDAAAGRDGAYDDDDDQEAVLERVVAMIEAIRDEQREEEAAARAAGGDGGS, from the coding sequence ATGCTCATGCATCCCCTACCACACCCGTTTAATAACGCTTTTCTAGCATCGTTAACCACTTCGAAAGCGTGTCATTTGCGAGCCCAAAAGTACGTCGCCACTGGTTcaatatttttgtttcttttacatgcaaaaaaaaaaaagcatctaCAACGACATGCCTTGGTTGCACACCAGCACAGCTATTCAGCTCCAAACAAACATGCCACGCATGAACCGGGCAGAACAGAACTCTCCCTATCCCCCGACACCTGCCCCGCCCACGAGCCCACAACACAGAGCAGTCGCAGAGGCAGAGGCATGGCCACGCCGCGCGCGAGCAGGCGCCTAGCCGCGGGCGACGGGCCCCAGGCCACGCCGGCGGTCGGCCCGGCGTCGGGCGGCCGGGCGCCGTTCAACCTCTCCTCGGGGGCCGCCACGGCCGTGGTGTTCGTCTCCATCGTGCTCTGCTTCATCCTGCTCTGCACCTACTGCCGCTGCGCCCGGCAGCGGGCCATCGCgggggcgcgccgccgcgtcatGCGCGAGCTCGTCCCGGGCGCCGCGCTCTTcctccgcccggccgccgccgcgctgccgcccgtGGTGCCCTACGCGGGGGCCGCCAGGAAGGGTCTCCCCGAGGACTGCCCCATCTGCCTCGAGCCcttcggcggcgacgacggcgttaGGGTCGTCCCCGCGTGCGGCCACCTCTACCACGCTCCCTGCATCGACCGCTGGCTCGACATGCGCAACTCCTGCCCCGTCTGCCGATGCGCCGTCGCCAGCCTCTACGACGCCGACCGCGCCAGggacgccgccgctggccgcgaCGGTGcctacgacgacgacgacgaccaagAGGCCGTCCTGGAGCGCGTCGTCGCGATGATCGAGGCCATAAGAGACGAACAGCgagaagaggaggcggcggcgcgcgctgccgGCGGAGACGGAGGGTCATGA